From the Lolium rigidum isolate FL_2022 chromosome 2, APGP_CSIRO_Lrig_0.1, whole genome shotgun sequence genome, one window contains:
- the LOC124693098 gene encoding pyruvate dehydrogenase E1 component subunit alpha-1, mitochondrial: protein MAAAALLRRVPAARAPCAALMAAARPISDSTAPLTIETSMPFTAHIVDPPSRDVATTPAELVAFFRDMSLMRRMEIAADSLYKAKLIRGFCHLYDGQEAVTVGMEAAITRKDSIITAYRDHCIYLSRGGDLVTAFAELMGRQVGCSRGKGGSMHFYKKDANFYGGHGIVGAQVPLGCGLAFAQKYRKEDSVSFALYGDGAANQGQLFEALNISALWKLPAILVCENNHYGMGTAEWRAAKSPSYYKRGDYVPGLKVDGMDVLAVKQACKFAKEHAIANGPIVLEMDTYRYHGHSMSDPGSTYRTRDEISGVRQERDPIERVRKLLLAHDLATPAELKDMEKEIRKEVDTAIAKAKESPMPDVSELFTNVYVKGFGVESFGADRKELRATLP, encoded by the exons ATGGCCGCGGCCGCGCTCCTCCGCCGCGTCCCCGCCGCGCGCGCCCCCTGCGCGGCCCTCATGGCGGCGGCGCGCCCGATCTCCGACTCCACGGCGCCGCTCACCATCGAGACCTCCATGCCCTTCACGGCCCACATCGTCGACCCGCCCTCGCGCGACGTCGCCACCACCCCCGCCGAGCTCGTCGCCTTCTTCCGCGACATGTCCCTCATGCGCCGCATGGAGATCGCCGCCGACTCGCTCTACAAGGCCAAGCTCATCCGCGGCTTCTGCCACCTCTACGACGGCCAGGAGGCCGTCACCGTCGGCATGGAGGCCGCCATCACCCGCAAGGACTCCATCATCACCGCCTACCGCGACCACTGCATCTACCTCTCCCGCGGCGGCGACCTCGTCACCGCCTTCGCCGAGCTCATGGGCCGCCAGGTCGGGTGCTCGCGCGGCAAGGGCGGATCCATGCATTTCTACAAGAAGGACGCCAACTTCTACGGCGGCCACGGGATCGTCGGCGCACAGGTGCCCCTGGGATGCGGACTCGCCTTCGCGCAGAAGTACAGGAAGGAGGACAGCGTATCCTTCGCGTTGTACGGCGATGGTGCCGCCAACCAGGGCCAGCTCTTCGAGGCGCTCAATATTTCCGCACTGTGGAAGCTGCCCGCCATTCTGGTCTGCGAGAACAACCATT ATGGGATGGGAACCGCTGAGTGGAGGGCGGCCAAGAGCCCCTCGTACTACAAGCGTGGAGACTATGTGCCTGGACTGAAG GTCGACGGAATGGATGTTCTTGCTGTGAAGCAGGCTTGCAAATTTGCGAAGGAGCATGCCATTGCAAATGGCCCAATT GTTCTTGAAATGGACACCTACAGATACCACGGCCACTCTATGTCTGACCCAGGAAGCACTTACCGTACCAGGGATGAGATCTCAGGTGTCAGACAG GAGCGTGATCCAATTGAAAGAGTTAGAAAGTTGCTCTTGGCTCATGACCTAGCAACCCCTGCTGAGCTCAAG GACATGGAGAAAGAAATTAGGAAAGAAGTCGACACTGCCATCGCTAAGGCCAAG gaaagtcctatgcccgATGTTTCTGAGCTCTTTACGAATGTATATGTCAAAGGTTTCGGCGTGGAG TCATTTGGCGCAGACAGAAAGGAGTTGAGAGCTACACTCCCATAG
- the LOC124690643 gene encoding E2F transcription factor-like E2FE produces the protein MDASSSLTAQQAAAASAAADTTPPPRPLSFPHPLQLFAHDGKLRHHAYSRKQKSLGLLCSNFVALYDRDGVDSIGLDDAARRLGVERRRIYDIVNVLESIGILVREAKNRYSWIGFGGVPMALRELKERALSEKSGLAPLQLEEHSAANLSDDEDDDKLADPEGDTESEKLSQTVDNPSDKPDAPRCQLRSDHRKEKSLGLLTQNFVKLFLTMEVNTISLDEAAKLLLGEGHDESNMRTKVRRLYDIANVLSSLKLIEKTQVDTRKPAFRWLGMDGKPKPENGVTVAVSPARKTLPNKRAFGTELTNIDINRSKLGSAIQKKAKLAQGGGDILNTYKVAVQGQLRQANKSGFVYGPFHPSCARKQEPDDCKNAGQKKGAQDWESLADSFQPQYQNQELGDLFAHYVDAWKSWYSEFSQGSSIMQQHLGKPANNQFL, from the exons ATGGACGCGTCCTCCTCTCTCACGGCCCAGCAGGCAGCCGCGGCGTCGGCGGCCGCGgacacgacgccgccgccgcggcctctttCTTTCCCCCATCCGCTGCAGCTGTTCGCCCACGACGGGAAGCTGCGCCACCACGCCTACAGCCGCAAGCAGAAGTCGCTCGGCCTGCTCTGCTCCAA CTTCGTGGCCCTGTACGACCGGGACGGCGTGGACTCCATCGGGCTGGACGACGCGGCCCGGCGCCTCGGCGTGGAGCGGCGCCGGATCTACGACATCGTCAACGTGCTCGAGAGCATCGGG ATTCTTGTCAGGGAGGCCAAGAACCGCTACTCCTGGATAGGCTTCGGCGGggtccccatggcgctgcgggaGCTCAAG GAGAGGGCACTAAGCGAGAAGTCTGGCTTGGCCCCTCTGCAGCTGGAGGAGCACTCTGCTGCCAAT CTgtccgacgacgaagacgatgataaGTTGGCCGATCCGGAGGGCGACACTGAGAGCGAGAAGCTGAGCCAGACTGTTGACAATCCTTCTGACAAGCCCGATGCACCTCGCTGCCAGCTTCGATCCG ATCATAGGAAGGAGAAGTCTCTTGGGCTGCTCACGCAAAATTTCGTGAAGCTGTTCCTCACCATGGAG GTTAACACGATCTCACTAGATGAAGCTGCAAAGCTCCTCCTCGGAGAAGGCCACGACGAGTCCAATATGAGAA CTAAAGTCAGGAGGTTGTATGACATTGCCAATGTGCTGTCTTCATTGAAACTCATTGAGAAG ACACAGGTAGACACAAGGAAGCCTGCATTCCGGTGGTTGGGCATGGATGGGAAACCAAAACCAGAAAATGGTGTCACAGTTGCTGTATCCCCGGCAAGGAAGACTCTGCCCAACAAGAGAGCCTTTGGGACTGAACTCACTAACATTGACATAAACAGAAGCAAACTGGGTTCAGCAATCCAGAAGAAAGCAAAGCTGGCGCAGGGTGGCGGAGATATCTTGAATACCTACAAGGTGGCCGTGCAGGGGCAGCTCAGGCAGGCTAACAAGAGTGGTTTTGTCTATGGACCTTTCCACCCTTCCTGTGCAAGAAAACAGGAGCCTGATGATTGTAAGAATGCTGGACAAAAGAAGGGTGCCCAGGATTGGGAGAGCCTCGCTGATTCTTTCCAACCACAGTACCAGAACCAAG AACTTGGTGACCTTTTCGCTCATTATGTGGATGCATGGAAGTCCTGGTACTCAGAATTTTCACAGGGTAGCAGCATCATGCAGCAACATCTCGGGAAGCCTGCTAACAACCAATTTTTGTAG